From the genome of Colletotrichum higginsianum IMI 349063 chromosome 4, whole genome shotgun sequence, one region includes:
- a CDS encoding putative Beta-1,3-N-acetylgalactosaminyltransferase 2, which yields MASVASCSSMLVAIWTSLSRCIQRRFFRVFAICFIVFLGLAFHLTHRHHHPHHEPFEAPITKPIVHGNPVDSLPEPSYALDPFPHSPQHPPKNGTTDGSSKPWLAAVISTASDIERRMLIRSTWMRLFEDVPFDGRFVVSNPGPRWTEVVANENRTFGDMIVLDHIAEDDVTANTIKTLEFYKWLVDHELHYEFVSKMDTDLWLNARGFWDRFLSPRLSTDAATGVQRSTVRKTLIGELYYSPTWDLVFPHGAMYTATWDMVQLLAHLQGKQNVVTGEDMAVATLMLNGRERASFVNFRGTEKFDYDDDDARHDGTAWARTRTHPSAIQHALVGQDAIAIHQLKDESLWFKVADCFDRDGVKPAPKTSHSEPESQKPMSVRWHDFWFWMGVSDRYDARFERIPDFLWTREDGHWICDGIWDLGTTKTGFVGGQSD from the coding sequence ATGGCTTCTGTGGCCTCGTGTTCGTCCATGCTCGTGGCAATATGGACGTCGTTGAGTCGCTGCATCCAGCGGAGGTTCTTTCGTGTCTTTGCCATCTGTTTCATCGTCTTTCTCGGCCTTGCTTTCCACCTCActcaccgtcaccaccatCCTCATCACGAGCCTTTCGAGGCCCCGATCACGAAACCCATCGTCCACGGCAACCCAGTCGACAGCCTACCGGAGCCCTCGTACGCCCTGGACCCTTTTCCTCATTCGCCTCAACACCCTCCAAAGAACGGCACCACCGACGGTTCCTCAAAGCCCTGGCTTGCGGCAGTCATCTCCACAGCCTCAGACATTGAGCGCCGCATGCTTATTCGGTCGACGTGGATGCGGTTGTTCGAGGACGTCCCTTTTGACGGACGCTTCGTCGTGTCCAACCCTGGGCCGCGGTGGACGGAGGTCGTGGCCAACGAGAACCGCACCTTTGGGGACATGATCGTGCTTGACCACATCGCCGAGGATGATGTCAcggccaacaccatcaagaCGCTCGAGTTTTACAAGTGGCTCGTCGACCATGAACTTCATTACGAGTTCGTCTCCAAGATGGACACCGATCTATGGCTCAACGCCCGCGGCTTTTGGGACCGTTTCCTCTCGCCGCGGCTATCTACGGACGCCGCCACGGGCGTCCAGAGAAGCACCGTTCGCAAGACCCTCATCGGCGAGCTCTACTACTCCCCGACTTGGGACCTTGTTTTCCCACACGGGGCCATGTACACCGCCACCTGGGATATGGTCCAGCTCTTGGCCCATCTTCAGGGCAAGCAAAATGTGGTTACCGGAGAAGACATGGCGGTCGCCACCCTCATGTTGAACGGACGTGAGAGGGCCAGCTTTGTCAACTTCAGGGGCACTGAGAAGttcgactacgacgacgatgacgcccgCCACGACGGTACGgcgtgggcgaggacgaggacgcaCCCTAGCGCCATCCAGCACGCACTCGTCGGCCAAGACGCCATTGCCATCCACCAGCTCAAGGACGAGAGCCTGTGGTTCAAGGTTGCCGATTGTTTCGACAGGGACGGCGTCAAGCCAGCGCCAAAGACCTCCCATTCGGAGCCGGAGTCCCAGAAGCCCATGTCCGTACGTTGGCACGATTTCTGGTTCTGGATGGGCGTCTCGGACCGCTACGACGCGAGGTTTGAGCGGATACCCGACTTCTTGTGGACGAGGGAGGATGGGCACTGGATATGTGATGGGATATGGGACTTGGGGACTACAAAGACGGGGTTTGTGGGAGGGCAAAGCGACTAG
- a CDS encoding Chalcone and stilbene synthase has protein sequence MAAPNAFGELGLSVIGVGSQYPPYSLKTDSIDYLSNKFYAESPSMKKVLAINRFTGIDYRSSIGTHEHPVVNNKDAPSIAELHQVFMSDGVPLAVEASRKAIEEARIDLSEITHVVSTTCTDSANPGFDHYVVNGLGITHQVEKVLLHGVGCSGGLATLRTAANLALGHKARNKPARILCVALEVSTTLVRSELNSIDALQETRIGVALFSDCASAVVLSNGVGSPTEPVYDLLGWEHKIIPDTDHDLGFDVDPLGWKVILSPRVPKLASAAMPSTFKEMLASVPSLPPSYQNADDFDWAMHPGGATILSGAEKTMGISSYHMRASYDTYINHGNSSSATIFSVLDRLRAKDMDAIAPDGRVRDYVVGCAFGPGISVEMCMLKRNMRARGVTGLQTPPETESEGSTSEAGDDGGAQPEERASSGRQMDQTFVAEAMGDLDLD, from the exons ATGGCCGCTCCCAACGCATTTGGGGAACTCGGCTTGTCCGTCATAGGTGTCGGTAGCCAGTACCCGCCCTACTCGTTGAAGACGGACTCGATAGACTACCTGAGCAATAAGTTCTACGCCGAATCGCCTTC CATGAAAAAGGTTCTCGCCATCAACCGCTTCACCGGCATCGACTATCGCTCGTCCATCGGGACGCACGAACATCCCGTCGTCAACAATAAGGATGCACCATCCATTGCCGAGCTGCACCAGGTATTCATGAGCGACGGCGTGCCCTTGGCAGTAGAAGCATCgcgcaaggccatcgaggaggCCCGCATCGACCTCAGCGAAATCACACACGTcgtgtcgacgacgtgcACAGACAGCGCCAACCCCGGCTTCGATCATTACGTCGTCAACGGGCTGGGCATTACACACCAGGTCGAGAAGGTTCTGCTGCACGGCGTCGGCTGCAGTGGAGGGCTGGCGACGTTGCGGACGGCGGCCAACCTGGCTTTGGGACACAAGGCTCGCAACAAGCCAGCCAGAATCCTCTGCGTCGCGCTTGAGGTCAGTACAACCTTGGTGCGCAGCGAGCTCAACAGCATCGACGCGCTTCAAGAAACGAGGATCGGTGTAGCCCTCTTCTCCGACTGTGCCAGCGCCGTCGTGCTCAGCAACGGTGTCGGCTCGCCGACAGAGCCCGTCTATGACTTGCTGGGCTGGGAGCACAAGATCATCCCCGATACCGATCACGATCTGGGCTTCGATGTTGATCCTCTTG GATGGAAGGTGATTCTCTCGCCACGAGTACCGAAGCTTGCGTCGGCCGCCATGCCGTCGACTTTCAAAGAGATGCTCGCCTCCGTCCCGTCACTACCACCCTCGTATCAAAACGCCGATGACTTTGACTGGGCGATGCATCCGGGTGGGGCCACGATCCTGTCGGGggccgagaagacgatggGCATCTCGTCATACCACATGCGGGCGAGCTACGACACATACATCAATCACGGAAACTCAAGCTCAGCAACGATATTCAGCGTCTTGGATCGGCTGCGGGCTAAGGACATGGACGCAATAGCGCCGGACGGCCGGGTACGTGACTACGTGGTGGGGTGTGCGTTCGGGCCGGGCATCTCGGTGGAGATGTGCATGCTGAAGCGGAACATGAGGGCGCGCGGCGTCACGGGTCTGCAGACGCCTCCAGAGACGGAGAGCGAGGGCAGCACCAGTGAAGCtggggacgacggcggggcaCAGCCCGAGGAGCGGGCATCTTCGGGACGGCAAATGGACCAGACCTTCGTTGCGGAGGCGATGGGGGATCTGGACCTAGACTGA
- a CDS encoding Phosphatidylethanolamine-binding protein codes for MTASSLASKFLAAAVALCCTSTAVASPLGEDQIVFQANADLTRVHEELSNARIIPTVLDEFQPILGLSAEWSSSAAADLGNTLKPAKLQSAPAVSLVSGSSMSASLIATTYVLTLTDPDAPTRENPIWSEFCHWVATSSSPTISAGVEPAHLDPVVEYKPPGPPAKTGKHRYVFTAWVPANGTKEKLHLSKPEERKHWGGEEGRGVQKWAKENGLVAVGANFIYAQNETQ; via the exons ATGACGGCCTCCTCCCTTGCAAGCAAGTTCCTGGCTGCGGCCGTTGCCCTATGCTGCACCTCAACCGCCGTCGCTTCTCCTCTCGGCGAAGACCAGATCGTCTTCCAGGCCAACGCCGACTTGACTCGCGTCCATGAAGA GCTCTCCAACGCCCGCATCATCCCCACGGTCCTGGACGAGTTCCAACCCATCCTTGGCCTCTCGGCCGAGtggtcctcctccgccgccgctgaccTCGGCAACACCCTGAAGCCGGCCAAGCTCCAGTCGGCACCCGCCGTCTCCCTTGTCAGCGGTTCGTCCATGTCCGCCAGCCTCATCGCCACGACCTACGTCTTGACCCTGACCGACCCCGACGCGCCCACGCGCGAGAACCCCATCTGGTCCGAGTTCTGCCACTGGGTCGCCACGAGCAGCTCCCCAACCATctccgccggcgtcgagcccGCCCACCTGGACCCCGTCGTTGAGTACAAGCCCCCCGGGCCGCCTGCCAAGACGGGCAAGCACCGCTACGTCTTCACGGCCTGGGTACCGGCCAACGGCACCAAGGAGAAACTGCACCTGTCCAAGCCGGAAGAGCGGAAGCActggggcggcgaggaaggccgCGGCGTGCAGAAGTGGGCCAAGGAGAACGGTCTTGTTGCCGTCG GCGCGAATTTCATCTACGCCCAGAACGAGACGCAGTAG
- a CDS encoding Acetyltransferase, whose amino-acid sequence MGYAILPALIPDIEKVYDAYFKAFNGDLMGDIMVKILFPGGVDTEEFRKAHTAGTLSWWHHSNCQYTYKCVDTETGEIVGMALGDIYLKERSEEERKNHGVGWLEGAARERAEAVLNPLHDVREKLFGGRRYIYTHVIAVDPKHQGRKAGALWCKWGMDLSDSLGIPLYFESSPSTYKLYEKMGYETLDEKIVHKAELMGTPNDIEVPLMVKMPACAGGMTFKEWRAAGYPSFSEVKRLPATPVVNVVPDEKKLGGSAVAVEVQVQEVQV is encoded by the exons ATGGGATACGCAATCTTGCCCGCGCTGATTCCGGACATCGAAAAGGTGTATGATGCCTACTTCAAAGCCTTCAATGGCGACTTGATGGGAGACATCATGGTCAAGATCCTGTTCCCAGGCGGGGTCGACACGGAAGAATTCCGCAAAGCGCACACCGCCGGTACTCTGTCGTGGTGGCACCACAGCAACTGCCAATACACTTACAAGTGCGTTGACACCGAGACGGGAGAGATCGTCGGCATGGCGTTGGGCGACATTTACCTCAAGGAGCGCAGCGAAGAGGAGCGCAAGAACCACGGCGTGGGCTGGCTCGAGGGGGCGGCGAGAGAAcgcgccgaggccgttcTCAATCCTCTTCACGACGTCAGAGAGAAGCTGTTCGGCGGGCGCCGGTACATCT ACACCCACGTTATCGCCGTTGACCCGAAGCACCAGGGCAGAAAGGCCGGGGCCCTTTGGTGTAAATGGGGAATGGATCTCAGTGACAGCCTGGGGATCCCCCTGTACTTCGAATCGTCTCCCTCGACCTACAAGCTGTACGAGAAAATGGGCTACGAGACCCTGGATGAGAAGATTGTCCACAAGGCGGAGCTGATGGGCACGCCCAACGACATCGAGGTGCCCCTCATGGTCAAGATGCCTGCCTGCGCAGGGGGCATGACATTTAAAGAATGGCGCGCTGCGGGATACCCTTCCTTCAGCGAGGTCAAAAGACTTCCGGCCACTCCCGTTGTCAATGTCGTGccggacgagaagaagcttgGCGGCAGCGCTGTGGCCGTGGAGGTGCAGGTCCAGGAGGTGCAGGTCTAA
- a CDS encoding Oxidoreductase, translating into MLKKLQKAVLFVRLVGYTLRLYVDFISRSYTTKKITANPASKDAEPINIVVVGASFAGYHAARVIATSLPADGPYRLIIVEPNRHWQFTWTLPRFCVVEGHEHKTFIPYGPYLPAGSESIVRWVHDRVSTITEKTVTIQGTGEEIPYSYMVIATGSGVGMSLPSRVGSTDKAEGVRLLENFQQRIKAAKNLIVVGGGAAGVELATDAKDQYPEKSVTLVHSRDAVMNRFGQELQIGALKGLKELGIEVILGERTTTDSPVDGFVTLRSGRKVECDFLVNAIGQQPSSQLISEFAPEAVAKTGRIKVKPTMQIDVDSLPNIYVCGDVAEAGVTNPNARAAMKQAIYAADNLVLALQGKKPTNIYQHYWADGVIKLTLGLHKSITAFGIGDTELLFHAKEKEVTLMIERAWTNMGAKPYEDKEYRSGNAQDSGTTKVLEVANEVV; encoded by the exons ATGCTGAAGAAGCTGCAGAAAGCGGTTCTCTTCGTGAGACTCGTGGGATACACACTGCGGCTCTACGTGGACTTCATCTCGCGATCCTACACAACGAAAAAGATCACCGCCAACCCTGCATCGAAGGATGCCGAGCCGATCAACATCGTTGTCGTTGGGGCCTCTTTCGCCGGCTACCATGCCGCCCGGGTAATCGCAACATCACTTCCCGCAGACGGGCCGTACCGCCTCATTATCGTCGAACCAAACCGTCACTGGCAGTTTACGTGGACTTTGCCTCGCTTCTGTGTCGTCGAGGGGCACGAGCACAAGACGTTCATTCCTTATGGTCCCTATCTGCCAGCGGGCTCGGAGTCCATCGTGCGTTGGGTTCACGATCGCGTCTCGACCATCACGGAGAAGACAGTAACCATCCAAGGCACCGGCGAAGAAATACCTTACTCCTACATGGTGATTGCAACGGGGTCCGGTGTCGGCATGTCTTTGCCATCGCGAGTAGGGTCAACAGATAAGGCCGAAGGGGTCCGATTGCTGGAAAACTTCCAGCAGCGCATCAAAGCCGCCAAGAACCTGATTGTTGTCGGAGGAGGTGCCGCTGGTGTTGAGCTTGCAACGGATGCCAAAGACCAGTACCCCGAGAAGAGCGTGACTTTGGTTCATTCAAGGGACGCCGTCATGAACCGTTTCGGTCAGGAACTGCAGATCGGAGCTCTCAAGGGGTTGAAGGAACTCGGCATCGAAGTGATCCTAGGAGAACGGACGACTACCGATTCTCCCGTGGACGGTTTTGTCACTCTTCGTTCTGGTCGCAAGGTTGAATGTGACTTTTTG GTCAACGCTATCGGCCAGCAGCCTTCCTCTCAGCTTATCAGCGAGTTTGCTCCTGAGGCGGTTGCCAAAACAGGCCGCATTAAGGTCAAGCCGACAATGCAGATCGATGTCGACTCGCTCCCCAACATCTACGTCTGCGGCGAtgtcgccgaggcgggcgtCACCAACCCCAACGCCCGAGCTGCCATGAAGCAGGCCATCTATGCAGCTGATAATCTCGTCCTGGCCCTTCAGGGAAAGAAACCCACCAACATTTACCAACACTATTGGGCAGATGGTGTTATCAAGCTGACGCTGGGTCTG CACAAATCCATTACGGCTTTCGGAATCGGAGACACCGAGCTGCTTTTCCacgccaaggagaaggaggttACTCTAATGATCGAGCGGGCTTGGACAAACATGGGAGCCAAACCTTATGAAGACAAAGAGTACCGGTCTGGTAATGCCCAGGACTCTGGTACTACTAAAGTTCTGGAAGTGGCCAACGAAGTAGTGTGA
- a CDS encoding Casein kinase II subunit beta: MEQIETQVSDLRYLTQAPVPLPPDRDRAHTSAGYSPHNHSVHSPLSATPGDNSAQQPGPSRGPTAAGTPGSSSVSGSKRKSEDESNAARQQRSKRNRIKCNGETPCQRCGNLNLACLYAPNCCSNNFKDSDEYKTMTAQMMRLQEQVDALHQNMNALRSETLRLAPIQDKVLPFPSSTAQAFPASSLSPLHRPELTQPKQASFRGPTSMAFSLDVANTTIHNMGYKGIGDGDDQSTALGVPEDSPFRMAPHEGQVDPLWDFGRDEMIRLCRLHEEEVGIMYPVMKIQSVIEHVRHLTAYMESARKQGLTPSLNDEKTLQLKIVMSCALVVEEHGHSEKACKLIDSMEAVLNRKLMVEPVDFVSLPALLLLAGYRFLANEEILAWRVMGQVTRLCLEMGIHRTTGIAKIQNEEDRKNALNSFWSAYVLDRRWAFNTGLPFVVTDEEIDPDLPMPEEHPYLVAMITYSRLGAKVWRQVAHFGPVLARELRYEDMEQLDQEILQWYEHVPEEVKLRNWDKEKQMTTTPSYNLQRLRVWTYLRYNQIRIWLYTPILHSATSIMSHFVQAQRVVDLAKDTIRYLSHLNSTTNLYRKIQVFYHQFLTSAISVLFLASVHAPVRFSPICREEFYMGLELVKDLSAKSWVSQRLWRTISSLKEVAPSIGLRNQPDEDAHSSAALTMAGLASGRMSTSPATIAPFGRSSLSTTPTIPQHQAPNMETAQSPNNGVRIQNEMSRIFEGYMGLNGFASGGEDGFGGQQPSTSLPPTTAGVSNPYVDNVFFHFREMF; the protein is encoded by the exons ATGGAGCAGATTGAGACGCAGGTCAGCGACTTGCGCTACTTGACCCAAGCACCCGTCCCTCTGCCGCCCGACCGCGACCGCGCTCACACTTCCGCTGGCTATTCTCCACACAATCACTCTGTCCATTCCCCCCTTTCCGCGACCCCCGGAGACAATTCCGCACAACAACCAGGGCCCTCGAGAGGCCCAACTGCCGCCGGCACGCCTGGTTCGAGCTCTGTATCTGGTTCCAAGAGGAAGTCGGAGGACGAGAGCAATGCTGCCAGGCAGCAGAGAAGCAAGAGGAACCGG ATCAAGTGCAATGGCGAGACTCCTTGCCAACGATGCGGCAACCTCAACCTGGCGTGTCTTTACGCCCCCAACTGCTGCTCCAACAATTTCAAGGACTCGGACGAGTAcaagacgatgacggcgcaGATGATGCGCCTGCAGGAGCAGGTTGATGCCCTTCACCAAAACATGAACGCCCTCCGCTCCGAAACCCTGCGTCTGGCCCCCATCCAGGACAAAGTATTACCTTTCCCCTCCAGCACAGCCCAGGCCTTCCCCGCAAGCTCGCTTTCTCCCCTCCACCGGCCTGAGTTGACCCAACCCAAGCAGGCTTCCTTCCGCGGCCCTACCAGCATGGCATTTAGTCTCGATGtcgccaacaccaccatccATAACATGGGCTACAAGGGCATAGGGGATGGCGATGACCAGAGCACGGCCTTGGGGGTTCCCGAAGACAGTCCTTTTCGCATGGCTCCTCATGAGGGGCAGGTCGACCCGTTATGGGACTTCGGCAGGGATGAGATGATTCGCCTGTGCCGCTTGcatgaggaggaggttggcaTCATGTATCCTGTCATGAAGATCCAATCTGTCATCGAACATGTCCGCCACCTGACGGCTTACATGGAATCGGCCAGGAAGCAGGGCCTCACACCAAGCCTCAACGATGAGAAGACGCTCCAGCTCAAGATTGTCATGAGCTGCGCCTTGGTCGTAGAAGAGCACGGTCACAGCGAAAAGGCATGCAAGCTGATCGACAGCATGGAGGCCGTACTCAACCGCAAGCTCATGGTCGAGCCAGTCGACTTTGTGAGCCTTCCGgcgctgcttcttcttgccggcTATAGATTCCTGGCCAACGAGGAGATTCTCGCGTGGAGAGTCATGGGTCAGGTTACGAGGTTATGCCTGGAGATGGGCATCCACAGGACAACTGGCATTGCCAAGATCCAGAACGAAGAGGACAGAAAAAATGCCTTGAACAGCTTCTGGTCAGCCTACGTGCTGGATAGAAGATGGGCTTTTAACACGGGCCTGCCATTTGTTGTCACTGATGAGGAGATCGACCCGGATCTGCCCATGCCC GAAGAACATCCGTATCTCGTTGCTATGATCACCTACTCGAGGCTGGGTGCCAAGGTTTGGCGCCAGGTCGCTCACTTCGGCCCCGTCTTGGCCCGCGAGCTTCGATACGAAGACATGGAACAGCTAGATCAGGAGATCCTGCAGTGGTATGAGCATGTACCTGAAGAGGTCAAGCTTCGCAACTGGGACAAGGAGAAGCAAATGACGACCACGCCGTCATACAATTTGCAGCGACTACGCGTCTGGACATACCTTCGTTACAATCAG ATCCGCATTTGGCTGTACACACCAATTCTTCACAGTGCCACGAGCATCATGAGCCACTTTGTCCAGGCTCAACGCGTCGTCGATCTCGCAAAGGATACGATTCGCTATCTCAGCCACCTCAACAGCACCACGAACCTGTACCGCAAGATCCAGGTTTTCTACCATCAGTTTCTCACATCGGCCATATCAGTTCTCTTTCTGGCCTCTGTCCATGCGCCAGTGAGGTTCAGTCCTATTTGCCGCGAGGAGTTCTACATGGGGCTGGAGCTTGTCAAGGACCTTTCGGCCAAAAGCTGGGTTTCGCAGCGGTTATGGCGCACAATCAGTTCGCTAAAGGAAGTGGCTCCGAGCATCGGCCTGCGCAATCAGCCGGACGAGGATGCCCACAGCTCTGCGGCCCTGACGATGGCCGGCCTGGCCAGCGGACGCATGTCGACCAGTCCAGCGACTATTGCCCCTTTCGGACGTTCTTCCCTCTCGACAACGCCCACGATTCCTCAACACCAGGCACCAAACATGGAGACGGCACAGTCACCAAACAACGGAGTTCGTATTCAAAACGAAATGAGTCGCATCTTCGAGGGCTACATGGGGCTCAACGGCTTCGCCTCCGGGGGAGAGGATGGCTTTGGAGGGCAGCAGCCGAGCACCAGTTTGCCCCCAACAACGGCTGGGGTTTCGAATCCGTATGTCGACAACGTCTTCTTCCATTTCAGGGAGATGTTTTAG
- a CDS encoding TRAUB domain-containing protein, whose amino-acid sequence MAARRRASEWEEKAPKDLDPETEPVADSENESGSEEESADENAGTEHYVTVGKSKLREKEGVSLGPQYRGARVSRDALNDASNDDDSDVFEDAKEDIDSSGEEFDDPETADLAADAEAVAGEDPEISSDNAFGDSDDEKFSGFVFRGSSQPKEKKGSRSKRPKAADFISDEEEDDEDDEDSEDGEGSDGDLMDGLEGSEEDDDDEEEEDDEDDEDDDNDDEEEEEDEDDEDEDDEQPRRKSSKSDARAEQRRLMSEGQKALAATISAAAQQDAQKGIAVREQRKTFDGLLNIRIRLQKALVATNSFSTIEPPSEEDDEQNSEPYEAAEEAALKLLNTLDSFRASLLPAELAQQAAGAKRKRGDYDASTSNEDIWQGIQEAEQRASKYRKKVLETWSAKTRSANVEVKSRNLVSTQTSVVASLEDQLLNTDRLVRRTRTPRSCAPAQVTRKVNEDPDIYDDADFYQLLLKELVEQRTSDTGNGAAAQPTVRWAAMKEAKTKKHVDRRASKGRKMRFNVHEKLQNFMAPEDRRAWEQDAVDRLFGTLFGQKMGLSEQASDAEMEDDEEVDAEEAGLRLFRN is encoded by the exons ATGGCCGCCCGCAGAAGAGCTTCCGAGTGGGAAGAGAAGGCGCCAAAGG ATCTCGATCCTGAGACCGAACCTGTCGCGGACAGCGAGAACGAAAGCGGCAGTGAGGAAGAAAGCGCCGACGAGAACGCGGGCACCGAGCACTATGTCACCGTTGG CAAGAGCAAGCTCCGCGAAAAGGAAGGCGTTTCTCTTGGACCGCAGTACCGAGGCGCCCGCGTCAGCCGCGATGCACTGAACGATGCGAGCAACGATGACGACAGCGACGTGTTTGAGGATGCGAAAGAGGACATTGACTCCAGCGGCGAAGAGTTTGACGACCCCGAGACCGCCgacctggccgccgacgcagAGGCCGTAGCAGGCGAGGACCCCGAAATCTCGAGCGACAACGCCTTtggcgacagcgacgacgagaaatTCAGTGGCTTTGTTTTCCGCGGCAGCTCGCAGcccaaggaaaagaagggcagccGCAGCAAGAGAcccaaggccgccgactTTATCtctgacgaggaggaagatgacgaggacgacgaagactcggaagatggcgagggcagcgacggcgatcTCATGGATGGTCTCGAGGGCTcagaggaggacgacgacgatgaggaggaggaggacgatgaggacgatgaggacgacgacaacgacgatgaagaggaagaagaagacgaggatgacgaagatgaggatgacgagcAGCCCCGCCGCAAGTCCTCCAAGTCCGACGCCAGAGCCGAGCAGCGCAGGCTCATGAGTGAAGGCCAAaaggccctcgccgccacaatctcggcggccgcccAACAAGACGCACAAAAGGGCATCGCCGTCCGCGAGCAGCGCAAGACGTTTGACGGCCTCCTCAACATCCGCATCCGTTTGCAAAAGGCGCTCGTGGCGACAAACTCCTTCTCCACCATCGAGCCCCCTtccgaagaagacgatgaacAGAACTCGGAGCCGTACGAGGCCGCTGAGGAGGCCGCGCTGAAGCTGCTCAACACCCTCGACAGCTTCCGCGCCAGCCTGCTCCCCGCGGAGCTCGCGCAGCAGGCCGCTGGCGCAAAGCGCAAGCGCGGCGACTACGacgcctcgacctcgaacgAGGACATCTGGCAGGGCATCCAGGAGGCCGAGCAACGCGCGTCCAAGTACCGCAAGAAGGTGCTCGAGACGTGGTCCGCCAAGACGCGCAGCGCCAACGTCGAGGTCAAGTCGCGCAACCTCGTCTCGACGCAGACGTCGGTCGTCGCCAGCCTCGAGGACCAGCTCCTCAACACCGACCGCCTCGTGAGGCGCACGCGCACGCCGCGGTCCTGCGCCCCCGCGCAGGTGACGCGCAAAGTCAACGAGGACCCGGACATctacgacgacgccgacttttaccagcttctcctcaaggagctcgtcgagcagcgcaCGTCCGACACAGGcaacggcgcggcggcgcagcCTACGGTGCGAtgggcggcgatgaaggaggccaagacgaagaagcacGTCGACCGGAGGGCGAGCAAGGGCCGCAAGATGCGCTTCAACGTGCATGAGAAGCTGCAGAACTTCATGGCGCCCGAGGACCGGAGGGCGTGGGAGCAGGACGCGGTCGATCGGTTGTTCGGCACCCTGTTTGGACAGAAGATGGGGCTGAGCGAGCAGGCGTCCGATGCAGAgatggaggacgacgaggaggtcgatgCCGAAGAGGCCGGTCTCCGGCTGTTTCGCAACTAA
- a CDS encoding PHB depolymerase family esterase has protein sequence MHTLNLLLAVLPLLPQAQAALQRVVNFGFNPTGLTMEISVPPNPAPLPAIILALHGCGGSGQAYARQADYVSLSDSKRTFLVIYPSSTRDFNCWDVATVATLTRDGGGDSTGLASMVQYAIARYGADPKRVFVTGSSSGCMMTNVLAATYPDLFAAGSCYSGVAAGCLAGSPGSSPISADPRCANGQIVKTGEQWATQVRAMYQGYSGSYPRIQTFHGTADTLVKHPNLAEQLKEWSAIHGVTFARNNTNNPTVGYTQMVYGDGTKLVGYSAQGIGHTVPVQREQDLKWFGL, from the coding sequence ATGCATACCCTAAAcctccttcttgccgtcCTCCCACTCCTCCCCCAAGCTCAAGCAGCCCTCCAACGCGTCGTCAACTTTGGCTTCAACCCAACCGGTCTGACCATGGAAATCTCCGTCCCTCCCAATCCGGCTCCCTTGCCAGCTATTATCCTAGCCCTCCATGGCTGCGGTGGCTCCGGTCAGGCTTATGCCCGCCAGGCCGATTACGTCTCGCTCTCCGACTCAAAGCGCACGTTCCTAGTCATCTACCCATCCTCCACCAGAGACTTCAACTGCTGGGACGTCGCCACTGTCGCCACCCTCAcgcgcgacggcggcggcgactccACGGGCCTGGCTAGCATGGTCCAGTACGCCATCGCCCGCTACGGCGCCGACCCCAAGCGAGTCTTCGTGACGGGGAGCTCGTCGGGCTGCATGATGACCAATGTGCTTGCCGCTACGTACCCAGACCTGTTCGCCGCCGGGTCTTGCTACTCGGGTGTCGCGGCGGGCTGCCTGGCGGGTTCGCCGGGATCAAGCCCCATCAGCGCCGATCCGAGGTGCGCCAACGGGCAAATCGTGAAGACGGGCGAGCAGTGGGCGACGCAAGTACGCGCCATGTACCAAGGCTACAGTGGGAGTTACCCGCGGATACAGACGTTCCACGGCACTGCAGACACGCTGGTTAAGCATCCCAACTTGGCCGAGCAGCTTAAGGAGTGGTCGGCGATTCACGGTGTAACCTTTGCCAGGAACAACACGAACAACCCCACTGTTGGCTACACGCAGATGGtctacggcgacggcaccaaGCTTGTAGGCTATTCTGCGCAGGGAATTGGGCATACTGTACCCGTACAGAGGGAGCAGGACCTGAAGTGGTTTGGCTTGTAG